One window of Papaver somniferum cultivar HN1 chromosome 9, ASM357369v1, whole genome shotgun sequence genomic DNA carries:
- the LOC113311201 gene encoding uncharacterized protein LOC113311201, which produces MSLKSREKQPDLGARVKGTKKVTSSARRERTAKETSSAQDKGVKPRDQQDTEQVVDPSATQGTEEVQETGAPQVTLEVQNTSAQEETQGTQDASAPQASAPQGTQGPSAPQPQGEIFPVVQEKGQPSSTQEGGKSSGTKKDKRGVQGKKKDISKKATHLFPDYLKFHQDIVRLLKPAPKKKTLEWPLSGECERFKMIIHHSGLYPVVENSLLEHDRVAIYAFLERLCPETDTFHMPFGEMTITPDDIVQILNLPVQGTAVKLNYTKQLSWTQLYVLTKKCLGWDEETTTAEFMWHASYKTRQININQLMSMYRGTLDKERNGTLTDDQVNQVTTAYLLCVLGCVIFPNTTGNHIDANLTQLLDTLHEVGDYSWGTECLAHLMEELRKASRQATIQVGGNVSLLQVFIISITLLIIMLIR; this is translated from the exons ATGAGTTT GAAAAGTCGAGAAAAACAACCTGACCTAGGGGCTCGTGTAAAAGGAACAAAGAAAGTTACGAGTAGTGCTAGGAGAGAAAGGACTGCTAAGGAAACTTCAAGTGCTCAAGATAAAGGTGTAAAACCAAGAGATCAACAAGACACTGAACAAGTCGTGGATCCAAGTGCAACACAAGGCACCGAAGAAGTTCAAGAAACTGGAGCTCCACAGGTCACATTAGAAGTTCAAAATACAAGTGCTCAAGAAGAAACTCAAGGCACTCAAGATGCAAGTGCTCCACAAGCAAGTGCTCCACAAGGCACTCAAGGACCAAGTGCTCCACAACCACAAGGTGAAATTTTTCCAGTAGTACAAGAAAAAGGACAACCAAGTAGCACCCAAGAAGGAGGAAAATCTAGTGGTACCAAAAAAGACAAAAGAGGTGTACAAGGTAAAAAGAAGGATATTTCTAAGAAAGCAACACATCTTTTCCCTGACTACTTGAAG TTTCATCAAGATATTGTTCGTCTGCTCAAACCCGCCCCAAAAAAGAAAACGTTGGaatggcctttatccggtgaatgtgaaaggttcaagatgATTATACACCACTCGGGGTTGTATCCGGTTGTCGAGAACTCTTTGTTGGAACATGACCGTGTGGCTATATATGCGTTTCTGGAGAGATTGTGTCCTGAGACCGACACCTTCCACATGCCTTTTGGGGAAATGACCATTACCCCGGATGAtattgtgcagattcttaacctcccTGTCCAAGGCACAGCTGTCAAGTtaaactacacaaagcagttaagttggacACAACTTTATGTTCTAACTAAAAAGTGTTTAGGTTGGGATGAGGAGACAACAACAGCTGAGTTCATGTGGCATGCATCTTAcaaaacaagacagatcaacattaacCAATTGATGAGCATGTACCGAGGCACTTTGGATAAAGAAAGGAACGGAACGTTAACCGATGATCAAGTGAACCAAGTGACCACCGcctatctcctttgtgtattgggatgtgtcattttcCCCAATACTACTGGAAACCATATTGACGCCAACCTTACACAACTTCTTGAtactctccatgaagtcggtgattattcttggggcacggaaTGCCTTGCACatttgatggaagagttgagaaaggcgtcgaggcaAGCAACCATCCAAGTTGGAGGGAACGTgtctctattgcaggtttttatcATCTCTATTACTTTATTAATAATTATGCTTATTCGGTAG